A section of the Myxococcota bacterium genome encodes:
- a CDS encoding methyltransferase domain-containing protein translates to MGEPDPYFLGYRRAEQERLERQAGELAGESEALFARIGVGAGWRVLEIGCGPQGCLGLLSQRVGASGRVTGIERSAEQADTARRFVAAHGLANVELLCADGRATGLLPASFDLVTARLVLVNVPEPEEILAEMVRLTKPGGVIALHEPVASAQRIDPPHHAQDRLLEILDAVSVRERTDRNIGLRLPRMLRSAGVRDVEVIPLVHVYPPAHGRRYLLLDFVENARGRILEYGLLAEPELRELTSELRGHLDDPGTLVVSGLFFQAFGKRA, encoded by the coding sequence ATGGGCGAGCCCGATCCATATTTCCTGGGCTACCGGCGAGCCGAGCAGGAAAGGCTCGAGCGCCAGGCTGGCGAGCTCGCCGGCGAGTCCGAGGCCCTGTTCGCCCGCATCGGGGTCGGCGCAGGTTGGCGCGTGCTGGAGATCGGCTGCGGCCCGCAGGGTTGTCTGGGCCTGCTCTCGCAGCGTGTCGGCGCATCGGGCCGAGTCACTGGCATCGAGCGCAGCGCGGAGCAGGCCGACACCGCACGGCGTTTCGTGGCCGCGCACGGTCTTGCGAACGTCGAGCTGCTCTGCGCCGACGGCCGCGCCACCGGACTGCTCCCCGCAAGCTTCGATCTCGTCACCGCACGCTTGGTGCTGGTGAACGTTCCGGAGCCCGAGGAGATACTCGCCGAGATGGTGCGGCTCACGAAGCCGGGCGGAGTGATCGCGCTGCACGAGCCCGTGGCGTCGGCCCAGCGCATCGACCCACCCCACCACGCGCAGGACCGGCTGCTCGAGATACTCGATGCCGTCTCGGTCAGGGAGCGCACGGACCGCAACATCGGTCTCCGGCTCCCGCGCATGCTGCGCTCGGCGGGGGTGCGAGACGTCGAAGTGATCCCACTGGTGCACGTGTATCCGCCCGCTCACGGGCGCCGCTACCTGCTGCTCGACTTCGTCGAGAACGCGCGCGGCCGGATCCTGGAGTACGGCCTGCTCGCCGAGCCCGAGCTGCGCGAGCTGACCTCGGAGCTGCGCGGCCACCTGGACGACCCCGGGACACTCGTGGTCTCCGGCCTGTTCTTCCAGGCTTTTGGCAAGCGGGCGTAG